DNA from Maniola hyperantus chromosome 28, iAphHyp1.2, whole genome shotgun sequence:
TTATAGTTATGTTGGCGTCGGGTACAAAGAGCTCTTGATCCCAAAGAGTACGCGAGTAATACATCGTCGTACGCTCTACTAAACATTAGGAAACTTGCAGAAACTAAACATTAGGAAAGTTCCTGAACGTGAACATAGATGGCAGCACCGGTACATTGGATCGCATGttcgtaataatattttttctgtaGAACGAAAGGTGTAAATACAGTTGCCTACACTATTAAAGCTCATTTCATTTTTTGATCTTCAACGTGCGCAGTAGAAGTGCAACAGGTGAGAAAACGGGTATATATGTTAGTATGAATTTGTTTCCCATCTTACTTTTATTAATGTAATCTACCGATGGTGTCAAGAGCTCtgaccttgaacttgcgcagtgggcGAGACCGCCGGCACTGACTTACTTGAAGAAACATAATCTGCACCACTTTAACCAATGCTTTTTGGTTATTCCCAGATTACCCGGAGTTCAACATAGCTCCGCTGGACGTGCACATCAAGCAAGAACCAGAAGACGACAACAAGTACAACCCCGAGGACGCCAACGGGGATGACTACAACAACTACTAGCCTCTGTACATACATGCGGACAGGATATAATACACTTTCTATACACTTACGGACAACaagaataaatttattttaaaaaatcgaggGTAGTTTGTGAACTTGTCCCTGctcaaaatgttacaataactACTAGCATCTTTAGCGATATGCGGACAGGATATATTAGTTACTAGACAAATAcgcataaaagaaaaaaaaaattaaaaatcaatttgAGGGAAGTTTAAAAACAGACAAAACGAATAACGGAACTAGGAtgttgaatatattattataattaacatATAAAGCAATAtacgtacagtacgcagcagaaagtaatgtacatcggccattagaatgtcatttcagacatgactttgtagagcgttgtctcggtcactcatacctatataacgttttgtcggtctcaacgacagagacaatctgctatttccttctaaaggtcgctgTAGATTACTTTCAGGGATTCATTCAACACATAGactaaataaaacaatactttaaaaatgacggtagtaaaaaaaattgctgtTTCACTATAACTTCAGAGTAAATGATCTTAAATTGCATTTCACCCTGAAAGTGTATGAATTTGTTAGTGGTTTtctcaaattgttatagttttagaaCATAAACGACTTAAACATGAAGGCCTTTAGGGtacattttactctgacgttagTGGACAGTACTGTAGGATTAAAAAAACGCATTTTTGACATCAATTAAAAATGTGGGTAGATACAATTTTTCGTAACTTTCTAAAATCATCCGCTTTCAAATGAGCTGTCGAAGTATTTGAAGAATATATTCTGTATTCTAGGATAAGGAATTcttaatgataaataaaataattgaatgaattaaccagttttttatttacttcAGAGAAGAAAATGAACATAGTTTTAACATTaatgctgagatctataaagtgcattttgactttgctcagacttaagatttagttaaaacgagacagtttatgtgagagatatactcctttaaaactgcagtgaagaatcattatcttacaaattgaagACGACAATCTTATTTATTTCTCCTTAAGTACGTTTATagagtatatattagtctattttattagtatattggtattatacatattatttaatacatgtattagtggtttatgtattagtatgtatcagttatttgaatgtatgtttattagtatattacacaccacctgcagtctaattttccttttactttccaatctttaaggttgcctggtagagatcgctaattagcgataaggccgccttttgtatcttccttctgtctgtgttttttattctttaatgtaatccttcttgtggttgtgcaaataaagtgtatttattattattattattattatctgtttcgatttaagtctgagctaagtcagagtgcgctctatagatttcacccttaaaCTGAGGTTTAACAGATTATTtgaatagtattttttttctaagaaGAAAATCTAGGACCTAGTTATTATAGACCTAGATCTCAATAGTGCCAGATGTCTTATTTTCTGAGTAACAAAATGTATGCGATAAAGTGTTCTAATTTCTGGCTTGAGCCAGAAGAAATTTAATTAGCTGCTAAAGGTATGTAAAAACATTATTCACTTTTTTAAAGTCtgcccggtttctgaactcgtcagttatgttctcattagctgttaattcaataaagttatgtaaAAGATAAACGTAGCGTTTCTGAATGCAACAAAAACTATGAAACCGATAACCAGTTCATTATTCTGTCACTAGATGGGTCAGTTACAGGAAACGAGTTTGAAATGCATATTAGTATTTTATTTCGCCATTaacactagttttattaataatagtattttttctgTGCTAAATTAGTGGCTAAACACTGTTTTAGCAAAGTAACGAACAACTTACTATTGAAATActtttaaatctaaaaatacACAAACCACGTACTACCTACTGACAGATGAAAAgtcaaataactttatggaaTAGATAAGCCAGTTAAAGTCAAaacggagtttatcttgcattgcgttgttcAGAAACGCGTGGCTCGAGTTATCGGACTTagcgctattgaatagataaTCTGTCGATAAAAATACTCCGAAACCGGGCAtgagtgctgatttttatgtatgttttacaaaatactggtaataattattaatgaacaCTGACACCTTCTGCAAGTCGTTATTCCCGCCAGGCGTTATAAAGCACGCAAAATAATCTTAATCGTCCGAgtcgtaatttttataatacGATACTCAGGGAAGTATTTCAATAGTTTTTGTTAGCAGCCAGAACAATGGTAGGCGCCAGTGTGTAACAACAGAGTTGGCCACAATTTctacttattacctactagcttatgctcgcgacttcgtccgcgtggactacaaaatttcaaaaccctatttcacccccttaggagttgaattttcaaaaatcctttcttagcggatgcctacgtcataatagctatctgcatgccaaatttcagcccgatccgtccagtagtttgagctgtgcgttgatagatcagtcagtcagtcagtcagtcaccttttccttttatatatttagatttcttaaCACTTTGGCAAAATACTCGTTCTTATACAATTTAGTTGCTATTTTCTTCAAGATTCCTTCTCTTCCTTTTTCTACAAGTCTTCTGTTTCTCTTCTAAACTCTGGATATAGTTCTTCAGTTTAACATGATCCCTCCGTAGTCTCTCTACCAACATCCGTATCAAGGTTTGCTTTTTGAGAAACTCCTTTCGCTTAGAAACGtccatttttataattttcccgctattttgtttgttcttTGCGTTGGATTTGGTTTTCGTAGTGGAAGTGTGGGGCACTTCTATGATGATAGACTTACATGATGAGTTGTCAAAGGCTTCGTCCTTTTCTGTTTTCATTTTTTGGTGAAtgctgaaaaaataaattaaaaagcaaactacagtacgtgacaggtcgagatggcaatcggggtatcaggttaggggacgccccgcacacccgcgctatcccgcaccgggttagctctctccatcgcccgctgagtaactctgagctctcttatgaggcccatagtcagcgaccatgtctcagatccatatcttcaagtcaagtcaaagtcaaatgatttattcaaaataggtaataaattactcttattgattgtctggtatagtgttagatttgtaagataatatagtggtgataattataacgcaaacttaaaactaaagctacgagggttccaaacgcgcccaggtctgagaagagcccacaacaaactcagccgggtattctttttattatcaccactttacaaatttattgaaacttattagaactatcacaaagtcgttaagcaactcattcccaagcttgcttatcatttaaataatcctttacattgtaataggatttttcaattagtttacgttttatgaaaactttgaacttgttgagagacatctccaatatgtcttctggaagcttattatagaaacgtatggaattacgagcaaatgaattgctaactttactgagcctagaggcgggaattacaagtttatttttatttctagtatttatattatgacagtcacttttttttttaaatttatttatgtttttatgtacgtacagtaaattttcaaaaatatattgattatgcactgtcataattttaacttccctaaatttagttctcagcgactctcgtggccccatactgtatatggctcgaacagcccttttctgcagcacaaaaatagaattaatatcagcagcattaccccataataatataccatatgacataatgctgtgaaagtaactaaaatatactagtctcgcagtttctatgtctgtcaactggcgaatcttttttaccgcatatgcggcagaactaagtctgttcgataagttatttatatgagagccccattgaagttttgcatctaacgttattccaagaaaaatagcggtatccactaaatctaattcctcattattaagttgcacagtggttttcacctgcttaacatttggtaaagtgaatttaatacactttgtctttttcccgttgagaagcaggttattagcttcgaaccactgtactaacttggtgagagaattgtttacaagcactgaggaatttatGGACAAGAATACATCtcaaagctttttttttaatttataaactagcgcttggctgcaatcagacttggtggcaagtgatgatgcagcctaagatggagcgcgcttccTGAACACTGCTGTTATGTATACAATATGGATAGCAAAGAGTATTAAAGTATGTGTTTAGAGTAGGCACCTACTTCTTACTTTGTTGTATGAATCAAGTTAATGTAAGTGGGTaggcaagctgtgatagcctagtggttaggacgtccgccttctaatcagaggtcgggggttcgatcccgggcatgcagctctaacttttcagagttatgtgagttttaagtaattaaatatcacttgatttaacggtgaagaacaacatcgtgagaaaacctgcatgcgtgagagttctccataatgttctcaaaggtgtgtgaagtctaccaatccgcacatggccagcgtggtagactatggccaaactcctcactctgagaggagacccgtgctctgtagtgagccggcgatgggttgatgatgatgatgaagtgggTAGGTTGCGAAAGTGTATCACAATCTCAGCTCACGTTGACAACCTGGTGAATACATTGTCTAATGGCCAACTCAAGTGTTTAATTAACTTCCAAACATAATAACCGCCCAACAGTAATGTACCTGTCCAGAGCTCCCTGGTCAGGAGCCGGCACGTGGCTGTCCGCCTGTACGTTGGCTCCGATGCCCTCCACCCAGGCATCATCAGGACTGTGTGACTCTATCTTTATATCCACATCCACTTGGTGCATGTTGTACAACTCCTCGTACGGATCCACCTCTGAAATTAACatcgcagtggtgagcgctgtactCTTACAAATGGgaggccccgggttcgattcctggcaggggcaatttggaaaCTTCAAAACGCTTGTTTAgtatgggagcttgtatgaaatagtaCGCCACATGTggagggaacgcccgcacaCACCCCGCGCTAACTAGGTGCGGCGAaggcggatgacgtgcgggtgtgcggggcgtcccccgcctcataccccgattgccatctcaacctgtcgtagtctagatgtgacgtcataaacttttttagttcaatccccataaattaattttaatttcacaacatTCAATGTTAGATGTAAGGTAACATTGTAAGTTTCTTGAGCAAGAAAATAGTTGCTTTCTCGTCGGCGGTGAGACTAGTGTCTTGCCTGGTGGCCTGCTGAGCTGTATGGTAGGCAGGCTGCCCTGCCGCAGCAGCTCGCGCCCGTTGACCAGCCCGTAGCGGAAGCAGGTCTGGTCGAAGTGTATGGAGCAGATGGAGGTGCGCTTGCCGAGGGACACGTCACCCTTGCCTATGATGTCCAGCCATTTCTGTTTCTCAGCCTCGTCGTATGGAAACCTGAAATGAAAAGCCTTGAGGTTTTTGAAATCTTCCTGACGCAGTGCTGAGTGCTGCAGTCTTAccagtgggaggtcctgggttcgattcccggcaggtgaaattttgaatttcattatttctaaattccctctagtctggtctagtgggaggtttcggccgtcgctagttaccaccctaccagcaaagccgtgcctctaagcgattcagcgttccggtacgatgccgtgtagaaaccaaaggggtacggactatgggtttaataaaaactggcatagctcttccaggctagcccgcttctatcttagactgcatcaccacttaccaggtgagattgcagtcaagcgctaacttGTAAACTTgctaactgaataaaaaaaacttttccaggataaagagtagcctgtCACTCCAGGTTTCCAAAAATATCTATGGAAAAATCACggcaatccattgcaccgttacgacgtgattgaaggacaaacaaacacactttcgcatttataatatgtgtagtgaTAGGCCATCCATTACATTAAAAATGCTACTCACTTATGGAATGACCTCCGCGGTAGCTTGTCTGCGCGCCACTTACATATGTAGCATGTCTGTACCATTCTATTCCAatagttaatttaattattattaacacatTAAACAAACTCTTTTAACACACtaaaccaatgatattagaagaaaataggtagatacgttatacgcggaccgcaagtggcacgttaaaactaagctaattagcaaacctgagctcagtcgcccgctgtcgtcgcgctatcgacgacgtcgttgatagtaatgtgtattttgttttcgtctcccaaaacaaccgaaaatgccgtcgtgtgtgatgagattctgcacaaactacacaagcaaggtttccaaaagtcaaggaatcacatttcattcgtaagtaaaactatttcttttatataattcgtatttttcacttatttaacaataacaaactcgtgcacgttcgtgtaaaatgcaactcattgcaatttcgaccttatgtcacatgccataagtacgtatcaagttatcgttgtacgtattttaaagtttccgatcaaagaatataaaataaacagataggtttcttctgagtattgacaattcaaatagtgtgcatatttcctgttttagggaaggatttaatttaatttaatttttattatttttgttatagcggcaatagaaatacattctgtgaaaatttcaactgtctacttattacggcttacgagatacagcccgctgacagatggacgtacagacagcggaggcttagtaatagggtcccgttggcaccccttgggcacggaaccctaaaaacgagcggaaccgcgggaaaaagctagttcgtaatatattaaataccacagtataaggtttttattttactatacaactaagtgtaggcataaatcggcattagccgaaaagactttacggttttttttttctttggagtttctagtataccgtctcgtcccgtctcttttacgctcgcattattaggcatatatccgtccttcttccactcttctgtgcaggacgaggtagtgcaaaatataaccgtctctttttcgtgcgcaactaaagctgaggttattagttcaccgtcctttactctctgttgtgtgaggttaaaatactatctatgcgtttatgtgtgttgagtctttcggcgctgacgcagcgtgccattaataaacatcgaatttgatataagtaacctatctacctctttttcttctaatatcattgcacTAAACACCAAAGTTTATTCGATTTTACACCTAACAATAGAGGTAGtaagttttaatatttatattcagcttttataaatctCAGAATTTCAAGCATAAATTCTCAGTCAGCCTCAAATGGGGACACTACACTACCAGCTCTGCCAGCTCCTGCTGAGATTAGACACGATAAACAGATACCTAGTTCAGTAAAATTATAGTCTAAACATTACCTactagtaataactaataatttaatgtttatgtgatgtttatcaaaaaaattaatgaataCAGCAGAATCACAACAAACACCGCGAAAAATTGATAtcataatgtactctgtgattgATATcatttgtttttgattttttttgataataaagTTGACtttgacatattatttttaattcattacaTAATTTAGTGATGTACGCGGTACTCTGTACTCAGCTACCGGTTTTCTAAATCGATTTTTATTAATTGGAATTCGATGTCCTAATTTAAACTCAAGAATGAATTAATTTATCCTTATTTGTTGATCCAACACATCATATTAAACACAATACACTAACAGAAAAGTGCCCACTTAAAATCAAATTTAGGGtgtttccactgaagcggagcggtgCGGAGACATGAGACCAATCAGTTTATTGTTAGATTACGTAATAATTTTGTCACGTCATCGTCGAATAATTTGATTGAACAAAAACACATGACTTGACTCCGCTTGGCATGAGTGGAAACTCGCCCTTAAACTTAATGAAAATATGTCGAGCCTATGAAAGGGACTGGAGCTCATCAGCTAAATGTTGTGGATACACAATGTAACCACAACGTAATTATTCTATTCTGTTAGGAACTAATCTTAAATTGGTGAAACCATCATAAAACAGAGATGAGATTATGTCAAAAAACCGCTGTGTCACTCCATTCTACACGTGAAAGGTGCGGGTATCCTTAaactagtacaaaataaatgaaACCAATATATCGCAATGTACACGTTTATTGTTTGAAACAGAACTCTTTACACTTGACGCCCACGGTGTAGCTGCGGTCGATGACGTCACAAACGGCAGTGAAATCTGCCGGCGTGCTGTACTTGTAGCACTTCTTCCCGGGCTTCCATTTACCACTGAGCTCCGGGTCTGAGAAGAATGGCTCTGGGCTCTGAATGTCCAGCGCGTCTTGCTCAAATGGTAGTATTAAcctatttaaaacaaaactcTTTGAGGATTCCGGAGGCAAAAGGTGTCAATGAGACCCTATTCCTCCGGTGTCGAtaggcctccgctgtccgtccatctgtccatcAAACAtaatatctcatgaaccataataatagatagagagttgaaattttcacagagtgtgtatttctgttgccgctataacaacaaataatgtaaattttaaaatggctgccacgtaaataaataaataaaatacataatcttGTACAGAATAACAGAACCCttagtgtgcgagtccgactcgcacttaacca
Protein-coding regions in this window:
- the LOC117994874 gene encoding THAP domain-containing protein 1-like, which encodes MVQTCYICKWRADKLPRRSFHKFPYDEAEKQKWLDIIGKGDVSLGKRTSICSIHFDQTCFRYGLVNGRELLRQGSLPTIQLSRPPEVDPYEELYNMHQVDVDIKIESHSPDDAWVEGIGANVQADSHVPAPDQGALDSIHQKMKTEKDEAFDNSSCKSIIIEVPHTSTTKTKSNAKNKQNSGKIIKMDVSKRKEFLKKQTLIRMLVERLRRDHVKLKNYIQSLEEKQKTCRKRKRRNLEENSN